One stretch of Amycolatopsis sp. NBC_00345 DNA includes these proteins:
- the tenA gene encoding thiaminase II, whose protein sequence is MAKGERFTAVLWSDIEDVHKKVLVHPFITGLGDGTLPHAAFRHYLTQDAHYLRTYARVLALCAAKARRDSDVMMFAGHAANAVAAEQGLHAELFAALGTTAAAAEAEPVAPATLAYTSFLLATAYDGSYAEAVGAVLPCYWLYARVGQHLREAGSPDPVFSRWINAYGDTDFQSVVAEVLEATDRLAAEVPEPERELMRARNRTAAQYEWMFWDAGYRQEGWPV, encoded by the coding sequence ATGGCCAAGGGGGAACGGTTCACCGCGGTGCTGTGGTCGGACATCGAGGATGTCCACAAGAAGGTTCTCGTCCATCCGTTCATCACGGGATTGGGTGACGGCACTCTGCCGCACGCCGCCTTCCGCCACTACCTCACTCAGGACGCGCACTACTTGCGCACCTACGCGCGGGTGCTGGCCCTGTGCGCGGCCAAGGCCCGGCGGGATTCCGACGTGATGATGTTCGCCGGCCACGCGGCCAACGCCGTCGCCGCCGAGCAGGGGCTGCACGCCGAACTGTTCGCCGCGCTGGGCACCACCGCCGCAGCGGCCGAAGCCGAGCCGGTCGCGCCGGCCACATTGGCCTACACCAGTTTCCTGCTCGCGACCGCCTACGACGGGTCGTACGCCGAGGCCGTGGGCGCGGTGCTGCCGTGTTATTGGCTCTACGCCAGGGTCGGGCAGCACCTGCGCGAGGCCGGCTCCCCCGACCCGGTGTTCAGCCGGTGGATCAACGCTTACGGCGACACGGATTTCCAGTCGGTGGTCGCCGAGGTGCTCGAAGCCACCGACCGGCTGGCCGCGGAAGTGCCGGAGCCCGAGCGGGAGCTGATGCGCGCCCGCAACCGCACCGCGGCACAGTACGAGTGGATGTTCTGGGACGCCGGGTATCGCCAGGAGGGGTGGCCGGTGTGA
- a CDS encoding polysaccharide deacetylase family protein: MAAVAALAAYAGPAVLFLSPVRAAVAPGLAGLGDPGHVALTFDDGPHPRSTPHFLRLLADSGTRATFFVLGRELARTPDLGREIVAGGHEIAVHGWDHRCFLRRSPSALYDDLARTVELVTRITGARPRWLRAPYGAFTTASLFAARRLDLRPVLWTAWGFDWTSRATPFSVAATVHKGLRGGGTILLHDSDIAAAVGSWRSALGALPAILAGCRDRGLAVGPLCEHGSLYGAGAVNRLDTTLV; encoded by the coding sequence GTGGCGGCTGTGGCCGCGCTCGCCGCGTATGCCGGTCCGGCGGTGCTGTTCCTCTCGCCGGTGCGGGCCGCGGTGGCTCCGGGGCTGGCGGGGCTGGGCGATCCCGGGCACGTCGCGCTGACCTTCGACGACGGCCCGCACCCGCGGTCCACCCCCCACTTCCTGAGGCTGCTGGCCGATTCCGGGACCCGCGCGACGTTTTTCGTGCTCGGCCGCGAACTCGCCCGCACCCCGGACCTCGGGCGTGAGATCGTCGCGGGCGGGCACGAGATCGCCGTGCACGGCTGGGACCATCGGTGTTTCCTGCGCCGCTCGCCGTCGGCCCTGTACGACGACCTCGCGCGCACCGTCGAGCTCGTCACCCGGATCACCGGCGCGCGGCCACGCTGGCTGCGGGCACCGTACGGTGCGTTCACGACCGCATCCCTGTTCGCCGCGCGACGGCTGGACCTTCGCCCGGTCCTGTGGACGGCCTGGGGTTTCGACTGGACCAGCCGCGCGACGCCGTTTTCGGTCGCCGCGACCGTCCACAAGGGACTTCGAGGTGGCGGCACGATCCTGCTGCACGACTCCGACATCGCCGCCGCGGTCGGCTCCTGGCGTTCAGCACTCGGCGCACTCCCGGCGATACTCGCCGGCTGCCGTGACCGGGGATTGGCCGTGGGGCCCCTGTGCGAGCACGGCAGTCTCTACGGCGCTGGAGCAGTAAACCGGCTTGATACTACGTTGGTGTAG
- a CDS encoding VOC family protein gives MTAVRFDHVGVSVADLDVQKKFYGDALGMTEVEEHLEMPDAGVRTVILRAPDGLKIELIERNGSESQEFADAFDGAGVQGYFHWALYVEDLAESFAAILAAGATAVSPPAPAMRAGATFAYVKDPEGNLLELIQPAR, from the coding sequence ATGACCGCCGTCCGCTTCGACCATGTCGGTGTCTCGGTCGCCGACCTCGACGTGCAGAAGAAGTTCTACGGCGACGCGCTGGGCATGACGGAGGTCGAAGAGCACCTCGAGATGCCTGACGCGGGCGTCCGAACCGTGATCCTGCGCGCCCCGGACGGGCTGAAGATCGAGCTGATCGAACGAAACGGGTCGGAGTCGCAGGAATTCGCCGACGCCTTCGACGGCGCGGGCGTGCAGGGCTACTTCCACTGGGCGCTCTACGTCGAGGACCTCGCCGAGTCGTTCGCCGCGATTCTCGCCGCGGGGGCCACGGCCGTGTCGCCACCGGCCCCGGCAATGCGTGCGGGGGCGACGTTCGCCTACGTCAAAGACCCCGAAGGCAATCTTCTCGAACTCATCCAGCCCGCCCGATGA
- a CDS encoding TetR/AcrR family transcriptional regulator, which translates to MTDRKTPTTRATRPTGKHHGDLRNALESAALELIAENGPRGFTLAEACRRAGVSVAAPYKHFADRDALLAALAERGYDEQRRRYGAALASTVDPVEQMARFAAAYVRFAVEERGLFEATFSAGLDKSRYPALAEAGQRLLLVLHDAATRLRPDSKQALGLVHAVAAGAHGFAAFVLEGIYTSAREAEDQAANMARLIAADQPRP; encoded by the coding sequence GTGACCGACCGCAAGACACCCACGACCCGCGCAACCCGCCCGACCGGCAAGCACCACGGCGACCTCCGCAACGCCCTGGAGTCCGCGGCACTGGAGCTGATCGCCGAGAACGGGCCGCGCGGCTTCACCCTGGCCGAAGCGTGCCGCCGCGCCGGGGTGAGCGTGGCCGCGCCGTACAAGCACTTCGCGGATCGTGACGCTCTCCTCGCCGCCCTCGCCGAACGCGGCTACGACGAACAACGCCGCCGCTACGGCGCGGCGCTCGCCTCCACCGTCGACCCGGTCGAGCAGATGGCCCGCTTCGCGGCGGCGTACGTGAGGTTCGCCGTCGAAGAGCGCGGCCTTTTCGAGGCCACGTTCAGCGCCGGCCTCGACAAGTCCCGCTACCCGGCCCTCGCCGAGGCCGGGCAGCGGCTACTGCTGGTGCTGCACGACGCGGCGACACGGTTGCGCCCCGACTCGAAGCAGGCCCTCGGCCTCGTCCACGCGGTCGCAGCCGGTGCCCATGGTTTCGCCGCGTTTGTGCTCGAAGGGATCTACACCTCGGCTCGCGAAGCGGAGGATCAAGCCGCGAACATGGCCCGTCTCATCGCAGCCGACCAGCCCCGGCCTTGA
- a CDS encoding cytochrome P450, which produces MSHEPIPDVAELPWARPAGCPFDPPAELGRIREQRPLSRLAYPDGHRGWLATGHALTRAVLADQRFSSRPELMHYPLPGLEEFTELPPAPVGDLTGVDAPEHTRYRRLLTGKFTVRRMRQLAERVEQVTAEHLDDMERRGPDVDLIPAYAHPVPAVMICELLGVPYADRDSFQRHAAEMSRSDATPEEQFAAYGELQAYVGELVPAKRARPTDDVLSDLTTSDLTDEELGGVGTFLLGAGLDTTANMLALGAFALLRNPGQLAVLRGGDEDGAEKAVEELLRYLSIAHTGVRTALEDVELGGHLIKAGESITISVQAANRDPEKFADPDRLDLNRKATGHLAFGHGIHQCLGQQLARVELRVALPALFTRFPTLRLAVPPGDVPRRPGHQNIYGVQRLPVTWDQVLS; this is translated from the coding sequence ATGTCGCACGAACCGATTCCCGACGTGGCCGAGCTGCCCTGGGCGCGTCCCGCGGGCTGCCCGTTCGACCCGCCCGCCGAGCTGGGCCGGATCCGCGAGCAGCGCCCGCTGAGCCGGCTGGCCTACCCCGACGGGCACCGGGGCTGGCTGGCCACCGGCCACGCGCTGACCCGCGCGGTGCTGGCCGACCAGCGCTTCAGCTCGCGGCCCGAACTGATGCACTACCCGTTGCCCGGCTTGGAAGAGTTCACCGAACTGCCGCCCGCGCCGGTCGGCGACCTGACCGGGGTCGATGCCCCGGAGCACACCCGCTACCGCCGGCTGCTCACCGGAAAGTTCACCGTCCGCCGGATGCGCCAGCTCGCCGAGCGCGTCGAGCAGGTCACCGCGGAGCACCTGGACGACATGGAGCGCCGCGGCCCGGACGTCGACCTGATCCCGGCCTACGCGCACCCCGTTCCCGCGGTGATGATCTGCGAGCTGCTCGGTGTGCCGTACGCCGACCGTGATTCCTTCCAGCGCCACGCGGCGGAGATGTCCCGGTCGGACGCCACGCCGGAGGAGCAATTCGCCGCGTACGGCGAGCTGCAGGCGTACGTGGGCGAGCTGGTCCCGGCCAAGCGCGCCCGGCCCACGGACGACGTGCTCAGCGACCTGACCACCAGCGACCTCACCGACGAGGAGCTGGGCGGGGTCGGCACCTTCCTGCTGGGCGCCGGCCTCGACACCACCGCCAACATGCTCGCGCTCGGCGCCTTCGCCCTGCTGCGGAATCCCGGCCAGCTCGCCGTCCTGCGCGGTGGCGACGAGGACGGGGCGGAAAAGGCGGTCGAGGAACTGCTGCGCTACCTGAGCATCGCCCACACCGGGGTGCGGACGGCGCTGGAGGACGTCGAGCTGGGCGGGCACCTGATCAAGGCCGGGGAGTCGATCACCATCTCGGTCCAGGCCGCGAACCGCGACCCGGAGAAGTTCGCCGATCCCGACCGGCTCGACCTGAACCGGAAGGCCACCGGGCACCTGGCCTTCGGGCACGGCATCCACCAGTGCCTCGGCCAGCAGCTGGCCCGGGTCGAGCTGCGCGTCGCCCTCCCGGCGCTGTTCACCCGGTTCCCGACGCTGCGCCTGGCCGTGCCGCCCGGGGACGTGCCACGGCGCCCCGGCCACCAGAACATCTATGGCGTGCAGCGGCTTCCGGTCACCTGGGACCAGGTCCTGAGCTGA
- a CDS encoding ABC transporter permease — protein sequence MSTTALAGPAPASLRFHPLRDSATMLRRNLKHMLRYPSMTVTLVGMPIIFLLLFVYVFGGTLGAGIGGASGGRGEYVNYVAPAIILMAITATVQGTSISMAMDLTEGIIARFRTMNIARVSVLTGHVLGSMIQAAFALVVVTGVALLVGFRPAAGPGAWLATAGVLLAVTFALVWLAVALGQVSKSVETASNVLMPLVILPFLGSGFVPTGSMPAGLRWFAEYQPFTPIIETLRGLLMDQPIGNNAWIALGWCALIALVGYLWSKKLFNRESAR from the coding sequence ATGAGTACCACCGCCTTGGCCGGCCCGGCCCCCGCGAGCCTCCGGTTCCATCCGCTGCGCGACTCGGCGACGATGTTGCGCCGCAACCTGAAGCACATGCTGCGATACCCGTCGATGACCGTGACGCTCGTCGGGATGCCGATCATCTTCCTGCTGCTGTTCGTCTACGTGTTCGGCGGCACGCTGGGCGCCGGGATCGGCGGGGCGTCCGGCGGGCGCGGCGAGTACGTCAACTACGTCGCGCCGGCGATCATCCTGATGGCCATCACCGCCACGGTCCAGGGCACCTCGATCTCGATGGCCATGGACCTGACCGAAGGCATCATCGCCCGGTTCCGGACGATGAACATCGCCCGCGTCTCGGTGCTGACCGGGCACGTGCTGGGCAGCATGATCCAGGCGGCGTTCGCGCTGGTGGTCGTGACCGGCGTCGCGCTGCTCGTCGGCTTCCGGCCGGCCGCGGGACCGGGGGCGTGGCTGGCCACGGCCGGTGTCCTGCTGGCGGTCACGTTCGCGCTCGTCTGGCTGGCCGTCGCGCTCGGCCAGGTGAGCAAGAGCGTCGAGACCGCGAGCAACGTCCTGATGCCGCTGGTGATCCTGCCCTTCCTCGGCAGCGGGTTCGTGCCCACCGGCTCGATGCCGGCCGGGCTGCGCTGGTTCGCCGAGTACCAGCCGTTCACCCCGATCATCGAAACCCTGCGCGGCCTGCTGATGGACCAGCCGATCGGGAACAACGCGTGGATCGCGCTCGGCTGGTGCGCCCTCATCGCCCTGGTCGGCTACCTGTGGTCCAAGAAGCTGTTCAACCGCGAATCCGCCCGCTGA
- a CDS encoding ATP-binding cassette domain-containing protein, which produces MTTTSSPPAIAATGLRKSFGDHVVLDGVDLNVPRGTVFSLLGANGAGKTTAVKILSTLLSADGGSAQVGGHDLKAEPDAVRAAIGVTGQFSAVDNLLTGQENLFLMADLHHLGRRDGRRRAAELLDQFDLVEAGGKPASTYSGGMRRRLDLAMTLVGSPRVIFLDEPTTGLDPRSRRSMWQIVRELVAGGVTIFLTTQYLDEADELADRIAVLDHGRLVAEGTAAELKRRISGGHVRLQFADPRGLDAATNLLGQVSRDNESLVLRVPSDGSLRSLKTLIDRLDERAIEVDELSVHTPDLDDVFLALTGNPDHEKATAR; this is translated from the coding sequence ATGACTACCACGTCATCCCCGCCGGCGATCGCGGCGACCGGGCTGCGCAAGTCGTTCGGCGACCACGTCGTGCTCGACGGGGTCGACCTGAACGTCCCGCGGGGAACGGTTTTCTCGCTGCTCGGCGCGAACGGCGCCGGGAAGACCACCGCGGTCAAGATCCTGTCCACTTTGCTCAGTGCCGACGGCGGCAGCGCGCAGGTCGGCGGGCACGACCTCAAAGCCGAGCCCGACGCGGTGCGTGCCGCGATCGGCGTCACCGGCCAGTTCTCCGCGGTGGACAACCTGCTCACCGGCCAGGAGAACCTGTTCCTGATGGCGGATCTGCACCACCTCGGCCGGCGCGACGGCCGGCGCCGCGCCGCCGAGCTCCTCGACCAGTTCGACCTGGTCGAAGCGGGCGGCAAACCGGCCTCGACCTATTCCGGGGGAATGCGGCGGCGGCTCGACCTCGCGATGACGCTGGTCGGCAGCCCCCGGGTGATCTTCCTCGACGAGCCGACCACCGGGCTGGACCCGCGCAGCCGCCGGAGCATGTGGCAGATCGTCCGGGAGCTGGTGGCCGGGGGCGTCACCATCTTCCTGACCACGCAGTACCTGGACGAGGCCGACGAGCTGGCGGACCGGATCGCGGTGCTGGACCACGGCCGGCTGGTCGCGGAGGGCACGGCGGCCGAGCTGAAGCGCCGCATTTCCGGTGGCCACGTCCGCCTGCAGTTCGCCGACCCGCGCGGCCTCGACGCGGCCACGAACCTGCTGGGGCAGGTCTCGCGCGACAACGAATCCCTCGTCCTGCGCGTGCCCAGCGACGGCAGCCTCCGCTCGCTGAAGACCCTGATCGACCGGCTCGACGAGCGGGCCATCGAGGTCGACGAGCTGTCCGTGCACACCCCCGATCTCGACGACGTCTTCCTCGCCCTCACCGGCAACCCCGACCACGAGAAAGCGACCGCCCGATGA
- a CDS encoding DUF4097 family beta strand repeat-containing protein, which yields MPEFETPEPISVTFELGVAGDVRISASDRADTVVEVRPTDASDESDVKAAQQVRAEYANGVLLVKGPKVRAFDFSRKSRSVDVTVELPSGSRVSGDVQLGNFRGEGRLGETRLKTSVGNYRFERTGPLNLDTAAGHVAVDHVEGDVDIHTGSGKVSIGRIEGAAVVKDSNGRIEIDTVTGDTRIRAANGDISVERAGAGVEAKTANGAIRLGEVVRGSVTLETAMGDLEVGIAEGTAAWIDAHTGFGQLSNELDSASRPGESDETVEVRAQTSHGRITIRRS from the coding sequence ATGCCTGAATTCGAAACGCCCGAACCGATTTCCGTCACCTTCGAGCTGGGTGTCGCCGGTGATGTGCGGATCAGCGCGAGCGACCGCGCCGACACGGTCGTCGAGGTGCGCCCGACCGACGCGTCCGACGAATCCGATGTGAAAGCCGCGCAGCAGGTCCGCGCCGAGTACGCGAACGGCGTCCTGCTGGTCAAGGGGCCGAAGGTGCGCGCCTTCGACTTCTCCCGCAAGAGCCGGTCGGTCGACGTGACCGTCGAGCTGCCCAGCGGCTCGCGGGTGTCCGGCGACGTGCAGCTGGGCAACTTCCGCGGTGAGGGCCGGCTCGGGGAGACCCGGCTCAAGACCTCCGTCGGGAACTACCGGTTCGAGCGCACCGGCCCGCTGAACCTGGACACCGCGGCCGGCCACGTCGCGGTGGACCACGTCGAGGGTGACGTCGACATCCACACCGGGTCCGGGAAGGTGAGCATCGGCCGGATCGAGGGCGCCGCGGTCGTCAAGGATTCCAACGGCCGCATCGAAATCGACACCGTCACCGGCGACACGCGGATCCGCGCGGCGAACGGCGACATCTCCGTCGAGCGGGCGGGCGCGGGAGTCGAGGCGAAGACGGCGAACGGCGCCATCCGCCTCGGCGAGGTGGTCCGTGGCTCGGTCACGCTCGAAACCGCGATGGGCGACCTCGAGGTCGGCATCGCCGAGGGCACCGCCGCCTGGATCGACGCGCACACCGGGTTCGGGCAGCTGTCCAACGAGCTGGACAGCGCCAGCCGTCCGGGCGAGTCCGACGAGACCGTCGAGGTGCGCGCCCAGACCTCCCACGGCCGCATCACCATCCGCCGCTCCTGA
- a CDS encoding ribbon-helix-helix protein, CopG family, with protein sequence MDLTTYVNHLGREFATLAEAGGDEARALVERLTGPLESAIRMTLLDALSAASDEITRDLAPGSVELRLRGRDPNFVVTSPPAEPHEIAAESTAATADGGPDSDLLIAEDGPVARINVRLPEQLKAAVEEAAAKEGRSVNAWLVRAAAASLQRSERDQRLESRGGGKRGKQSFTGWVR encoded by the coding sequence ATGGACTTGACCACGTATGTGAACCACCTCGGCCGCGAGTTCGCCACGCTGGCCGAAGCCGGCGGCGACGAGGCGCGTGCGCTGGTCGAGCGCCTGACCGGGCCGCTCGAGTCGGCGATCCGGATGACGCTGCTGGACGCGTTGTCGGCCGCTTCCGACGAGATCACCCGGGATCTCGCGCCGGGTTCGGTGGAGCTGCGCCTGCGCGGCCGCGATCCGAACTTCGTCGTGACTTCGCCGCCCGCGGAGCCGCACGAGATCGCGGCCGAGAGCACGGCGGCGACGGCCGACGGCGGGCCGGACAGTGATCTGCTGATCGCCGAGGACGGCCCCGTCGCGCGCATCAACGTGCGCCTGCCCGAGCAGCTGAAGGCGGCGGTCGAGGAGGCCGCGGCCAAGGAAGGACGCTCGGTCAACGCCTGGCTGGTCCGGGCGGCCGCCGCCTCGCTGCAACGGTCCGAGCGGGATCAGCGCCTCGAGTCGCGCGGCGGCGGGAAACGGGGCAAGCAGAGCTTCACCGGCTGGGTGCGTTAA
- a CDS encoding aminoglycoside phosphotransferase family protein — translation MDESGFEPDLVRALVREQHPDLADLELRAVAGGWDNQLWRLGPELAVRMPRSERAPDLLRTERKWLPVLAGRLPLPTPVPVRAGEPSARFEHTWTIARWVEGEPADRTPITRADSAETLAGFLEALHRPAPADAPANPARGVPLAELPHDLDDWLAVIADHANAGAAREILEKAVAAPVWPGAPLWLHGDLHPANVVVREGRLAGVVDFGELCAGDPATDLAAAWVLLPAGTASRFFEAYGHADDATVARARGWAVWRALALISIGRNGRLGLPGGKPTWEPAGYATLERVLAAN, via the coding sequence ATGGACGAGTCCGGGTTCGAGCCGGACCTGGTGCGGGCGCTGGTGCGGGAGCAGCATCCGGATCTCGCGGACCTCGAACTGCGAGCGGTCGCCGGCGGCTGGGACAACCAGCTGTGGCGCCTCGGGCCGGAGCTGGCGGTGCGGATGCCGCGCTCGGAACGGGCCCCGGACCTGCTCCGCACCGAACGGAAGTGGCTGCCCGTCCTGGCCGGGCGGCTGCCGCTGCCGACGCCCGTCCCGGTGCGCGCCGGCGAACCCTCGGCGCGGTTCGAGCACACCTGGACGATCGCCCGCTGGGTCGAGGGCGAGCCGGCCGACCGCACCCCGATCACCCGCGCCGATTCGGCCGAGACTCTCGCCGGGTTCCTCGAAGCCCTGCACCGGCCGGCGCCCGCGGACGCCCCGGCCAACCCGGCGCGCGGCGTCCCGCTGGCCGAGCTGCCGCACGATCTCGACGACTGGCTCGCGGTCATCGCCGACCACGCGAACGCCGGCGCCGCACGGGAGATACTGGAAAAGGCCGTCGCGGCGCCAGTCTGGCCGGGCGCGCCGCTCTGGCTGCATGGCGACTTGCACCCCGCGAACGTGGTCGTCCGGGAAGGGCGGCTCGCCGGGGTGGTCGATTTCGGCGAGCTGTGCGCGGGTGATCCCGCGACCGACCTCGCGGCCGCCTGGGTGCTGTTGCCCGCGGGCACGGCGAGCCGGTTCTTCGAGGCCTACGGGCATGCGGACGACGCCACCGTCGCGCGGGCCCGCGGCTGGGCCGTCTGGCGCGCCCTGGCCCTGATCAGCATCGGCCGCAACGGCCGGCTCGGGCTGCCGGGAGGCAAGCCCACGTGGGAGCCGGCCGGCTACGCGACACTCGAACGCGTCTTGGCCGCGAACTGA
- a CDS encoding MBL fold metallo-hydrolase — MTDEKSVVLGDVEVIRVREWHRPFAPAADLFPGVAAEVWQANEDWLAPDHWEPDSGSAVLALQTWVLRSGGRTVLVDTGVGNGRDRPGMPPFHRQEGDFLGLLAKAGVRPEDVDVVVNTHLHVDHVGWNTVDADGEWVPTFPRAQYLIPAADDFHYGPGSDRPEVDRLIYEDSIAPVHQAGQAVLWDGRHRIDEHLTLESAPGHTPGSSVLRLASGSDRAVFVGDLLHSPVQILQPGCNSSACLDPEQAAASRRRILGRAADERELLVPAHFGGSGAVEVRRGSGGFTLGPWADFGPKRTVPAPE; from the coding sequence ATGACAGACGAGAAGAGTGTGGTGCTGGGGGATGTCGAGGTCATCCGGGTGCGGGAGTGGCACCGGCCGTTCGCGCCCGCCGCCGACCTGTTCCCGGGGGTCGCGGCCGAGGTGTGGCAGGCCAACGAGGACTGGCTGGCGCCGGACCACTGGGAGCCGGACAGCGGCTCGGCCGTGCTCGCGCTGCAGACGTGGGTGCTGCGCAGCGGCGGGCGGACCGTCCTGGTCGACACCGGCGTGGGCAACGGGCGGGACCGGCCGGGCATGCCGCCGTTCCACCGTCAAGAGGGCGATTTCCTTGGCCTGCTGGCGAAAGCCGGTGTCCGTCCGGAGGACGTCGACGTGGTCGTCAACACCCACCTCCACGTGGATCACGTCGGCTGGAACACCGTCGACGCGGACGGGGAGTGGGTGCCGACGTTCCCCCGCGCCCAGTACCTCATCCCGGCCGCCGACGACTTCCACTACGGCCCGGGCAGCGACCGGCCGGAGGTCGACCGCCTGATCTACGAAGACAGCATCGCGCCCGTCCACCAGGCCGGCCAGGCCGTGCTGTGGGACGGGCGGCACCGCATCGACGAACACCTCACCCTGGAGTCCGCGCCCGGCCACACCCCCGGTTCTTCCGTGCTGCGATTGGCCTCCGGGAGCGACCGCGCGGTTTTCGTCGGGGATCTGCTGCACAGCCCGGTGCAGATCCTGCAGCCCGGCTGCAACAGCAGCGCCTGCCTGGACCCGGAGCAGGCGGCGGCCAGCCGCCGCCGGATTCTCGGGCGGGCCGCCGATGAGCGGGAATTGCTTGTCCCAGCACACTTCGGTGGTTCGGGCGCGGTGGAGGTCCGGCGGGGGAGTGGCGGGTTCACTCTCGGTCCGTGGGCCGATTTCGGTCCGAAAAGGACGGTGCCGGCCCCGGAGTGA
- a CDS encoding AraC family transcriptional regulator — MDVVSDAISAVRLGRPSFSRVGMKGSWCVRLDPYVGAGFAVVLKGGCWLRPDGGAPISLGVGDTVLLPHGTGHVIAGSPVGAAAAKKAVPFELWLAGQRVRPEHEETEILCGKYWLDCSRMHPLMAELPEVVHLPSRVGSHLELRAAIDLLAGELDERRPGACVALPNLLDLLFVYMIRSWMSETTAGAWPGALGDPVTAAALRALHSDPAAPWSLDRLAAEAGVSRPTLARRFTALVGRPPMAYLTWWRLIRAAALLRDTPETLAAIAGRVGYGSPYALSHAFEREFGTTPGRYRAQAADRSGPAAEPSAGLGAPVRQ, encoded by the coding sequence ATGGATGTGGTGAGCGACGCGATCTCTGCCGTGCGCCTGGGGCGCCCCTCGTTCAGCCGGGTGGGGATGAAGGGAAGCTGGTGTGTGCGGCTGGACCCGTACGTCGGCGCGGGCTTCGCCGTCGTCCTGAAGGGCGGCTGCTGGCTGCGGCCCGACGGCGGCGCCCCGATCTCCCTCGGCGTGGGTGACACGGTGCTGCTGCCCCACGGCACCGGCCACGTGATCGCCGGCTCCCCCGTCGGCGCGGCGGCCGCGAAGAAAGCGGTGCCGTTCGAGTTATGGCTTGCGGGGCAACGGGTCCGGCCCGAGCATGAGGAGACGGAGATCCTCTGCGGCAAGTACTGGCTCGACTGCAGCCGCATGCACCCGCTCATGGCCGAGCTGCCCGAGGTCGTCCACCTGCCCAGCCGGGTGGGCAGCCACCTCGAACTCCGCGCCGCGATCGACCTGCTCGCCGGCGAGCTGGACGAGCGGCGGCCCGGCGCCTGCGTCGCGCTCCCCAACCTGCTCGACCTCCTCTTCGTCTACATGATCCGCTCCTGGATGTCCGAGACCACCGCCGGCGCCTGGCCCGGCGCGCTGGGCGACCCGGTGACGGCCGCCGCCCTGCGGGCGCTGCACTCCGACCCGGCCGCGCCGTGGAGCCTCGACCGGCTGGCGGCCGAGGCGGGCGTCTCCCGTCCGACCTTGGCGCGCCGGTTCACCGCGCTGGTCGGCCGCCCGCCGATGGCGTACCTGACCTGGTGGCGCCTGATCCGGGCCGCCGCCCTGCTCCGGGACACCCCGGAAACCCTGGCCGCCATCGCCGGCCGAGTCGGCTACGGCAGTCCGTACGCGCTTTCCCATGCCTTCGAACGGGAATTCGGCACCACCCCGGGGCGGTACCGGGCACAGGCCGCGGATCGCTCTGGTCCTGCCGCGGAGCCTTCGGCCGGCCTCGGAGCGCCGGTCCGGCAGTGA